A region from the Curtobacterium sp. MCBA15_012 genome encodes:
- a CDS encoding stealth conserved region 3 domain-containing protein, whose translation MSHETEPATESPLLNPRPSSGGLDRPDVVVRKGRLTLVNGHLTPQQSMIEDLLFLDDALTAGDVDHLLIRGNDQRPVIALDERDRQRAESAIMAASANEPFYAKPPGEPAVLVIDDGLGSPEEPVLRVFRPRLEPLGRLRYGAETSVQVEFWRVTDTEVLAPVENALMRRSLPVDEFVLVDIERYGRTWRTVEHMFDDHVSDIRFPIDIVFSWVDGNAIEYQRARQAAQANAVLGEGDDAPARFRQIDELKYALRSVHTFAPWIRQIYIATDSPAPKWLADHPKVRIVRSEEFFADPSVLPTHNSQAVESQLHHIPGISEHFIYSNDDMFFGRTVDPSVFFSPGSVTKFILATTRIGLGSNNPARSGFENSARVNRRLLQQRFGAVTTRHLEHAPTPLRASILTEMEHEFADEFRATAASRFRAAENISVTNSLYHYYALLTGRAIVQENAPVRYIDTTMQSGLKALQDLLKKRDVDFFCLNDGSFPEVSDEERTERVTDFLEKYFPFPAPWERTDA comes from the coding sequence ATGAGCCACGAGACCGAGCCGGCGACCGAGAGTCCTCTGCTGAACCCTCGACCGTCCTCCGGCGGTCTCGACCGTCCCGACGTCGTGGTCCGGAAAGGCCGCCTCACGTTGGTGAACGGGCACCTCACGCCCCAGCAGTCGATGATCGAGGACCTCCTGTTCCTCGACGACGCGCTCACCGCCGGTGACGTCGACCACCTCCTCATCCGTGGCAACGACCAGCGGCCGGTGATCGCGCTCGACGAGCGCGACCGGCAGCGCGCCGAGAGCGCGATCATGGCGGCGTCGGCGAACGAGCCGTTCTACGCGAAGCCGCCGGGGGAGCCCGCCGTGCTCGTCATCGACGACGGCCTCGGCTCGCCGGAAGAGCCCGTCCTGCGCGTGTTCCGCCCGCGGCTCGAGCCGCTCGGCCGTCTCCGCTACGGCGCCGAGACGAGCGTGCAGGTCGAGTTCTGGCGGGTGACGGACACCGAGGTCCTCGCCCCGGTCGAGAACGCGCTCATGCGCCGCAGCCTGCCGGTCGACGAGTTCGTCCTGGTCGACATCGAGCGCTACGGCCGGACCTGGCGCACCGTCGAGCACATGTTCGACGACCACGTCTCGGACATCCGGTTCCCGATCGACATCGTGTTCTCGTGGGTGGACGGCAACGCGATCGAGTACCAGCGCGCCCGTCAGGCAGCGCAGGCGAACGCGGTGCTCGGCGAGGGCGACGACGCCCCCGCGCGGTTCCGGCAGATCGACGAGCTGAAGTACGCGCTCCGGTCGGTGCACACGTTCGCGCCCTGGATCCGGCAGATCTACATCGCCACGGATTCGCCGGCGCCGAAGTGGCTCGCCGACCACCCCAAGGTCCGCATCGTCCGCAGCGAGGAGTTCTTCGCCGACCCCTCCGTCCTGCCGACGCACAACTCGCAGGCCGTCGAGTCGCAGCTGCACCACATCCCGGGCATCAGCGAGCACTTCATCTACTCGAACGACGACATGTTCTTCGGGCGCACGGTCGACCCGTCGGTGTTCTTCAGCCCGGGGTCCGTGACGAAGTTCATCCTCGCGACGACCCGCATCGGACTCGGCTCGAACAACCCGGCGCGCAGCGGGTTCGAGAACTCGGCGCGCGTCAACCGGCGGCTGCTGCAGCAACGCTTCGGTGCGGTGACCACGAGGCACCTCGAACACGCGCCGACGCCCCTGCGCGCGTCGATCCTGACCGAGATGGAGCACGAGTTCGCGGACGAGTTCCGGGCGACCGCCGCGTCGCGGTTCCGGGCCGCCGAGAACATCTCCGTCACGAACTCGCTGTACCACTACTACGCGCTGCTCACGGGTCGGGCGATCGTGCAGGAGAACGCTCCGGTGCGGTACATCGACACGACCATGCAGTCCGGGCTCAAGGCGCTCCAGGACCTGCTCAAGAAGCGCGACGTCGACTTCTTCTGCCTGAACGACGGGAGCTTCCCGGAGGTCTCGGACGAGGAGCGCACGGAGCGCGTGACGGACTTCCTCGAGAAGTACTTCCCGTTCCCGGCGCCGTGGGAGCGCACGGACGCGTAG
- a CDS encoding phosphodiesterase: MDSRTAEHPRPNHFLLHLSDTHLVAGDRALYGDVDSAARLQAIIDDVEASGTRPEAIVVTGDVADKGEAGAYARVKAIVEPAAERVGAQVIWAMGNHDERGAFRQELFGLQPTDRPVDFVYDVNGLRVITLDTSVPGAHHGEVSPAQLDWLAEVLSEAAPHGTILAMHHPPVPSVQDLAVLVELRDQASLAEVVEGSDVIAIIAGHLHYSTSAVFAGIPVSVASATCYTQDLTEYLGGTRGQDGAQSFNLVHVFGTNVVHSVVPIGHYSTVGEPVSAEQTEARLTAAGVTIPAAVEPAPVTSSIPVFTHDTVPTSPIRR; encoded by the coding sequence ATGGACAGCCGGACGGCCGAACACCCCAGGCCGAACCACTTCCTCCTCCACCTCAGCGACACCCACCTCGTGGCGGGTGACCGCGCCCTCTACGGCGACGTGGACTCCGCCGCCCGACTCCAGGCGATCATCGACGACGTCGAGGCCTCCGGGACCCGGCCGGAGGCGATCGTCGTCACGGGCGACGTCGCCGACAAGGGCGAGGCCGGCGCGTACGCGCGCGTCAAGGCGATCGTCGAGCCCGCCGCCGAACGCGTCGGCGCGCAAGTCATCTGGGCGATGGGCAACCACGACGAGCGCGGCGCGTTCCGCCAGGAGCTCTTCGGCCTGCAGCCCACGGACCGTCCCGTCGACTTCGTCTACGACGTGAACGGCCTGCGGGTCATCACCCTCGACACGAGCGTCCCGGGCGCCCACCACGGCGAGGTCTCCCCCGCGCAGCTCGACTGGCTGGCCGAGGTCCTCTCCGAGGCGGCACCGCACGGCACCATCCTCGCGATGCACCACCCGCCGGTGCCGAGCGTCCAGGACCTCGCCGTGCTCGTCGAGCTCCGCGACCAGGCGTCACTCGCCGAGGTCGTCGAGGGCTCGGACGTCATCGCGATCATCGCCGGACACCTGCACTACTCGACGAGCGCGGTCTTCGCGGGCATCCCCGTCTCCGTCGCGAGTGCGACCTGCTACACGCAGGACCTCACCGAGTACCTCGGCGGCACCCGCGGTCAGGACGGTGCGCAGTCGTTCAACCTCGTGCACGTGTTCGGGACGAACGTCGTCCACTCGGTCGTCCCGATCGGGCACTACTCCACGGTCGGCGAGCCGGTCTCGGCCGAACAGACGGAGGCCCGCCTCACGGCCGCCGGTGTCACGATCCCCGCTGCCGTCGAACCGGCCCCGGTCACGTCGAGCATCCCCGTGTTCACGCACGACACGGTGCCCACCTCGCCCATCCGTCGCTGA
- a CDS encoding ubiquinol-cytochrome c reductase cytochrome b subunit, with protein sequence MTSTTTTNAPSTATKPQPERGSRIIGAAANYIDERTSISGLVKEVGRKIFPDHWSFMLGEVALYSFVVVLLSGTFLTFFFQASMTEVVYNGSYVPLKGVEMSTALQSTLNISFDIRGGLFVRQVHHWAALLFVASIMLHMARVFFTGAFRKPREINWVFGFVLWVLAMAEGFTGYSLPDDLLSGNGLRIIVGMIEGVPVIGVWIAYLLFGGEFPGTDIVGRLYTLHILLLPAILVAVLGVHLVLVVINKHTQFAGPGKTNDNVVGVPILPAFAAKAGGFFFIVAGILAAIASLFTINPIWNYGPYDPSPVSAGTQPDWYIGFADGALRLVPPHWEVVWFGYTVSFNILAPIAVLMALIVAMFVYPFIEAWVTGDKREHHLADRPRNAPTRTAIGAAGITLYASLWAAASSDIIATHFMVSIEHVIHVIQATTVLGPFVAFWITKRVCLALQKKDREIVLHGYESGRIVRLPHGEYIEVHEQLDEYERWKLLQFNEYKPLMIRPDAKGRISQAQKVRARVSRFFFEDRIAPVTKAELEAAHAAHHGPELDSSAPAPAVGAGNH encoded by the coding sequence ATGACCAGCACCACCACCACGAACGCCCCGTCGACGGCCACCAAGCCGCAGCCGGAGCGCGGGTCCCGCATCATCGGGGCCGCCGCCAACTACATCGACGAGCGCACCAGCATCTCCGGCCTCGTGAAGGAGGTCGGGCGCAAGATCTTCCCCGACCACTGGAGCTTCATGCTCGGCGAGGTCGCGCTGTACAGCTTCGTCGTCGTCCTGCTCTCGGGGACGTTCCTGACGTTCTTCTTCCAGGCGTCGATGACCGAGGTCGTCTACAACGGCTCGTACGTCCCGCTCAAGGGCGTCGAGATGTCGACCGCCCTGCAGTCGACCCTGAACATCTCGTTCGACATCCGCGGTGGGCTCTTCGTGCGCCAGGTCCACCACTGGGCAGCCCTGCTCTTCGTGGCCTCGATCATGCTGCACATGGCCCGCGTGTTCTTCACCGGTGCCTTCCGCAAGCCGCGTGAGATCAACTGGGTCTTCGGCTTCGTGCTGTGGGTCCTGGCCATGGCCGAGGGCTTCACCGGCTACTCGCTCCCCGACGACCTGCTCTCCGGCAACGGTCTCCGCATCATCGTCGGCATGATCGAGGGCGTCCCGGTGATCGGTGTGTGGATCGCCTACCTGCTGTTCGGTGGCGAGTTCCCGGGCACCGACATCGTCGGCCGCCTCTACACGCTGCACATCCTGCTGCTGCCGGCGATCCTCGTCGCGGTGCTCGGTGTCCACCTCGTGCTCGTGGTGATCAACAAGCACACGCAGTTCGCGGGCCCCGGCAAGACCAACGACAACGTCGTGGGCGTCCCGATCCTCCCGGCGTTCGCCGCGAAGGCCGGTGGCTTCTTCTTCATCGTCGCCGGCATCCTCGCCGCCATCGCGTCGCTGTTCACGATCAACCCGATCTGGAACTACGGCCCGTACGACCCGTCCCCGGTGTCCGCCGGTACCCAGCCCGACTGGTACATCGGCTTCGCCGACGGCGCGCTCCGTCTGGTGCCGCCGCACTGGGAGGTCGTGTGGTTCGGCTACACGGTGTCGTTCAACATCCTCGCGCCGATCGCCGTCCTCATGGCGCTCATCGTGGCGATGTTCGTCTACCCGTTCATCGAGGCCTGGGTCACGGGCGACAAGCGTGAGCACCACCTCGCCGACCGTCCGCGCAACGCGCCGACCCGCACCGCCATCGGTGCCGCGGGCATCACGCTCTACGCCTCGCTCTGGGCCGCCGCCTCGTCCGACATCATCGCCACGCACTTCATGGTGTCGATCGAGCACGTGATCCACGTCATCCAGGCCACAACGGTCCTCGGCCCGTTCGTCGCCTTCTGGATCACGAAGCGCGTCTGCCTCGCGCTGCAGAAGAAGGACCGCGAGATCGTCCTGCACGGCTACGAGTCGGGCCGGATCGTGCGGCTCCCCCACGGCGAGTACATCGAGGTGCACGAGCAGCTCGACGAGTACGAGCGCTGGAAGCTCCTGCAGTTCAACGAGTACAAGCCGCTCATGATCCGTCCGGACGCCAAGGGCCGGATCAGCCAGGCGCAGAAGGTCCGCGCCCGTGTCTCCCGCTTCTTCTTCGAGGACCGCATCGCGCCGGTCACGAAGGCCGAGCTCGAGGCCGCCCACGCCGCGCACCACGGTCCGGAGCTCGACAGCTCCGCGCCGGCACCCGCGGTCGGCGCCGGGAACCACTGA
- a CDS encoding ubiquinol-cytochrome c reductase iron-sulfur subunit, giving the protein MAEHDDEALNSSSAVEKHGTTSSTSAGTAVVPADAFENPGEPPHRARRTDVDPKKQRLAERQVATFFYLSIVGSVLAIAAYVAFPIDPEDFGTVRAGNLWLGLAITLALLALGLGAVYWSKSLVVDREITEMRHGTRGTDATRAKAVEAFQLADKESGFSRRKLIRNSMIGALAAFPLPGIVLVRDLAPAEDPNELLRHTFWKSGLRLTKDPTGLPIKASDVTIGSVFHVIPEGMLESEHMLEEKAKASVLLMRLDPKDLNPSKGHEDWGYDGIVAYSKICTHVGCPVALYEQQTHHLLCPCHQSTFDVSNNCEVIFGPAARPLPQLPIAIDDDGYLVAQSDFHEPVGPSFWERER; this is encoded by the coding sequence ATGGCAGAGCACGACGACGAGGCACTGAACTCGTCCTCGGCTGTCGAGAAGCACGGCACGACCAGCAGCACCTCGGCAGGTACCGCGGTCGTCCCCGCGGACGCCTTCGAGAACCCGGGTGAGCCGCCGCACCGCGCACGTCGCACCGACGTCGACCCGAAGAAGCAGCGGCTCGCCGAGCGCCAGGTCGCCACGTTCTTCTACCTCTCCATCGTCGGCAGCGTCCTCGCGATCGCGGCGTACGTCGCGTTCCCGATCGACCCGGAGGACTTCGGCACGGTCCGCGCCGGCAACCTCTGGCTCGGCCTCGCCATCACCCTCGCGCTCCTCGCGCTGGGTCTCGGCGCGGTCTACTGGTCGAAGTCGCTCGTGGTCGACCGCGAGATCACGGAGATGCGCCACGGCACCCGTGGGACGGACGCGACCCGCGCCAAGGCGGTCGAGGCGTTCCAGCTCGCCGACAAGGAGTCGGGCTTCAGCCGTCGCAAGCTGATCCGCAACTCGATGATCGGTGCACTCGCGGCGTTCCCGCTGCCCGGCATCGTCCTCGTCCGTGACCTCGCCCCGGCGGAGGACCCGAACGAGCTGCTCCGCCACACGTTCTGGAAGTCCGGCCTGCGCCTGACCAAGGACCCGACGGGTCTCCCGATCAAGGCGTCCGACGTCACGATCGGCTCCGTCTTCCACGTCATCCCCGAGGGCATGCTCGAGTCCGAGCACATGCTCGAGGAGAAGGCCAAGGCGTCCGTGCTGCTGATGCGCCTCGACCCGAAGGACCTCAACCCCTCCAAGGGGCACGAGGACTGGGGTTACGACGGCATCGTCGCCTACTCCAAGATCTGCACCCACGTCGGGTGCCCGGTCGCGCTCTACGAACAGCAGACGCACCACCTGCTGTGCCCGTGCCACCAGTCGACGTTCGACGTCTCGAACAACTGCGAGGTCATCTTCGGCCCGGCCGCACGTCCCCTCCCCCAACTTCCGATCGCGATCGACGACGACGGCTACCTGGTTGCCCAGAGCGACTTCCACGAGCCGGTCGGACCGTCCTTCTGGGAGCGTGAACGCTGA
- a CDS encoding cytochrome c, with protein MFTRTKTKKGRRSPMATVSLIVVGLMTTGGAYALFSSTANADDSTTATAASSQSQVNEGQKLFASNCATCHGLDAQGTSEGPSLIGVGAASVDFQVGTGRMPMAAQGPQAEEKPAQFTDEQVDAMGAYVASLGPGPGIPSTKLTNGKDGDAAEGAELFRINCAMCHNVAGAGGALTEGKYAPNLQTVSGKHIYEAMVTGPQNMPVFNDLNLTPEQKADIITYLKYVQDNKSPGGFALGSLGPVAEGLFIWIFGLGAVVAMTVWLTAKSN; from the coding sequence ATGTTCACCAGAACCAAGACCAAGAAGGGCCGCCGTTCCCCGATGGCGACCGTCTCGCTCATCGTCGTCGGTCTCATGACCACCGGCGGTGCGTACGCGCTGTTCAGTTCGACGGCCAACGCCGACGACAGCACCACCGCCACGGCGGCCTCGAGCCAGTCGCAGGTCAACGAGGGCCAGAAGCTCTTCGCCTCGAACTGCGCGACCTGCCACGGCCTCGACGCCCAGGGCACGAGCGAGGGTCCGTCCCTCATCGGTGTCGGCGCCGCGTCGGTCGACTTCCAGGTCGGCACCGGCCGCATGCCGATGGCAGCGCAGGGCCCCCAGGCCGAGGAGAAGCCCGCCCAGTTCACGGACGAGCAGGTCGACGCCATGGGCGCCTACGTGGCCTCGCTCGGCCCCGGCCCGGGCATCCCCTCCACCAAGCTGACGAACGGCAAGGACGGCGACGCCGCCGAGGGTGCGGAGCTCTTCCGCATCAACTGCGCGATGTGCCACAACGTCGCGGGTGCCGGCGGCGCCCTGACCGAGGGCAAGTACGCGCCGAACCTGCAGACCGTCTCCGGCAAGCACATCTACGAGGCCATGGTCACCGGCCCGCAGAACATGCCGGTCTTCAACGACCTGAACCTCACCCCGGAGCAGAAGGCCGACATCATCACGTACCTGAAGTACGTGCAGGACAACAAGTCGCCGGGCGGGTTCGCCCTCGGCTCCCTCGGCCCGGTGGCAGAGGGTCTGTTCATCTGGATCTTCGGTCTGGGTGCGGTCGTCGCGATGACCGTGTGGCTGACCGCGAAGTCCAACTGA
- a CDS encoding heme-copper oxidase subunit III → MEDVTSTPLSRSASGPVLNRPNAVAVGTIVWLGSEVMFFAGLFAIYFTLRSTSPELWATETSKLEVPFASVNTIILVLSSFACQFAVFAAERFQVHRTSWNPKDWGMTEWFFVTYCMGAIFVCGQIFEYANLWHEGMTLSSSAYGSAFYMTTGFHGLHVTGGLIAFLLTLGRGFAAKNFGHKEATTAIVVSYYWHFVDVVWIGLFAVIYLLK, encoded by the coding sequence ATGGAGGACGTGACTAGCACCCCTCTCTCCAGAAGCGCCAGCGGTCCGGTCCTGAACAGGCCCAACGCCGTTGCCGTGGGGACGATCGTGTGGCTGGGCAGCGAGGTCATGTTCTTCGCCGGCCTGTTCGCGATCTACTTCACGTTGCGCAGCACCTCGCCCGAACTGTGGGCCACCGAGACCTCCAAGCTCGAGGTGCCCTTCGCCTCCGTGAACACGATCATCCTGGTGCTGTCCAGCTTCGCCTGCCAGTTCGCGGTGTTCGCCGCGGAGCGCTTCCAGGTGCACCGCACGAGCTGGAACCCCAAGGACTGGGGCATGACGGAGTGGTTCTTCGTCACGTACTGCATGGGCGCGATCTTCGTCTGCGGCCAGATCTTCGAGTACGCCAACCTCTGGCACGAGGGCATGACGCTCTCCTCGAGCGCGTACGGCTCGGCGTTCTACATGACCACCGGCTTCCACGGCCTGCACGTCACCGGCGGCCTGATCGCCTTCCTCCTCACCCTGGGTCGCGGGTTCGCCGCGAAGAACTTCGGGCACAAGGAGGCGACCACCGCGATCGTCGTGTCGTACTACTGGCACTTCGTCGACGTCGTCTGGATCGGTCTCTTCGCCGTCATCTACCTTCTCAAGTAG
- the trpD gene encoding anthranilate phosphoribosyltransferase yields MSLPLSWPSVISALMAREDLSISQSSWAMEEIVQGRATSAQIAAFAVALRAKGETVDEVVGFRDAILDAAVPLDVDPMALDIVGTGGDVVGTVNVSTMAAIVIAAAGVPVVKHGNRASSSKSGSSDVLAALGLDLTMDAARVAETFRRVGLTFAFASAFHPGFAHAAPVRREIGVPTVFNFLGPLVNPARCEANAVGVAQLDLVPIITGVFQTRGATALVFRGDDGLDELTTTGHSHIWEVTGGRVTEHDLDPRDLGIARARTQDLLGGDPEHNAQVVHRVLAGETGPVRDIVLLNAAAGLVAFRLAEDPEQVDVPILQRFRDQLAVAADAIDSGAGARKLADWVGAAPAA; encoded by the coding sequence ATGTCGCTCCCACTCTCCTGGCCCTCGGTGATCAGCGCGCTCATGGCTCGCGAGGACCTCTCCATCAGCCAGTCCTCATGGGCCATGGAGGAGATCGTCCAGGGACGCGCGACGTCCGCACAGATCGCCGCGTTCGCCGTGGCGCTGCGGGCGAAGGGCGAGACGGTCGACGAGGTCGTCGGCTTCCGCGACGCGATCCTCGACGCGGCGGTGCCGCTCGACGTGGACCCGATGGCGCTGGACATCGTCGGGACCGGCGGCGACGTCGTCGGCACGGTCAACGTCTCGACCATGGCCGCGATCGTCATCGCCGCCGCGGGCGTGCCGGTCGTGAAGCACGGCAACCGGGCGAGCTCGTCGAAGTCGGGGTCGAGCGACGTGCTCGCGGCCCTCGGCCTGGACCTCACGATGGACGCCGCGCGTGTCGCCGAGACGTTCCGGCGTGTCGGACTGACCTTCGCCTTCGCGAGCGCCTTCCACCCCGGGTTCGCCCACGCAGCCCCGGTCCGGCGCGAGATCGGGGTGCCGACGGTGTTCAACTTCCTCGGTCCGCTCGTGAACCCGGCCCGGTGCGAAGCGAACGCGGTGGGCGTGGCGCAGCTCGACCTCGTCCCGATCATCACGGGCGTGTTCCAGACCCGCGGGGCGACGGCCCTCGTGTTCCGCGGCGACGACGGTCTCGACGAGCTGACCACCACCGGCCACTCCCACATCTGGGAGGTCACCGGCGGTCGGGTCACCGAGCACGACCTCGACCCGCGCGACCTCGGCATCGCCCGGGCCCGCACGCAGGACCTCCTGGGCGGGGACCCCGAGCACAACGCGCAGGTGGTGCACCGGGTGCTCGCGGGGGAGACCGGACCGGTCCGCGACATCGTCCTCCTGAACGCCGCGGCCGGTCTCGTGGCCTTCCGGCTCGCCGAGGACCCGGAGCAGGTCGACGTGCCGATCCTGCAGCGGTTCCGCGACCAGCTCGCCGTCGCGGCCGACGCGATCGACTCGGGTGCCGGAGCGCGCAAACTGGCTGACTGGGTGGGCGCGGCGCCCGCCGCCTGA
- the glpK gene encoding glycerol kinase GlpK — protein MADYIVAIDQGTTSTRAIVFDHSGSIVSVGQKEHEQIFPRAGWVEHDPSEIWDNTREVIGQALSRADITRHDVAAVGITNQRETAVVWDKTTGKPVYNAIVWQDTRTQALVDKLADGDTDRYKAIVGLPLATYFAGTKIMWILENVEGAREKAEAGDLLFGTTDTWVLWNLTGGTDGGVHKTDVTNASRTLFMDLETLQWRDDILADFGVPKSMLPEIVSSSEVYGHVESSNLLREVPIAGILGDQQAATFGQAAFDQGESKNTYGTGNFLIFNTGTEIVRSENGLLTTVGYKLGDQDTHYALEGSIAVTGSLIQWLRDNLGIIGSAPEVEALAKTVEDNGGVYFVPAFSGLFAPYWRPDARGALVGLTRYVNKGHIARAALEATALQTREVLDAVNADSGVELTELKVDGGMTANDALMQFQADILNVPVVRPVVAETTALGAAYAAGLAVGFWANLDELRANWQEDKRWEPQLDEEERARQLRLWKKAVTKTFDWVDEDVR, from the coding sequence ATGGCCGACTACATCGTCGCCATCGACCAGGGCACCACCTCGACCCGAGCGATCGTCTTCGACCACTCCGGCTCGATCGTCTCGGTCGGGCAGAAGGAGCACGAGCAGATCTTCCCGCGCGCCGGGTGGGTCGAGCACGACCCGTCGGAGATCTGGGACAACACGCGTGAGGTCATCGGCCAGGCGCTGTCCCGTGCGGACATCACCCGCCACGACGTCGCCGCGGTCGGCATCACCAACCAGCGCGAGACCGCGGTCGTGTGGGACAAGACCACCGGCAAGCCGGTCTACAACGCCATCGTCTGGCAGGACACCCGGACGCAGGCCCTCGTCGACAAGCTCGCCGACGGCGACACCGACCGCTACAAGGCGATCGTCGGCCTGCCCCTGGCGACGTACTTCGCCGGCACGAAGATCATGTGGATCCTCGAGAACGTCGAGGGTGCCCGCGAGAAGGCCGAAGCCGGCGACCTGCTGTTCGGCACGACCGACACCTGGGTCCTCTGGAACCTGACCGGTGGCACCGACGGCGGCGTGCACAAGACCGACGTCACGAACGCGTCGCGCACCCTGTTCATGGACCTCGAGACCCTGCAGTGGCGTGACGACATCCTCGCCGACTTCGGTGTCCCGAAGTCGATGCTCCCCGAGATCGTCAGCTCCTCCGAGGTCTACGGCCACGTCGAGTCGTCGAACCTGCTCCGCGAGGTGCCGATCGCCGGCATCCTCGGCGACCAGCAGGCGGCGACGTTCGGTCAGGCCGCGTTCGACCAGGGCGAGTCGAAGAACACCTACGGCACCGGCAACTTCCTCATCTTCAACACCGGTACCGAGATCGTCCGCTCCGAGAACGGCCTCCTCACCACGGTCGGCTACAAGCTCGGCGACCAGGACACGCACTACGCGCTCGAGGGCTCGATCGCCGTCACGGGGTCGCTCATCCAGTGGCTCCGCGACAACCTCGGCATCATCGGCAGCGCCCCGGAGGTCGAGGCCCTCGCCAAGACCGTCGAGGACAACGGCGGCGTCTACTTCGTCCCGGCGTTCTCGGGGCTGTTCGCGCCGTACTGGCGTCCGGACGCCCGCGGTGCGCTCGTCGGCCTGACCCGCTACGTGAACAAGGGCCACATCGCCCGTGCCGCCCTCGAGGCGACGGCGCTCCAGACCCGCGAGGTCCTGGACGCCGTGAACGCGGACTCCGGCGTCGAGCTCACCGAGCTCAAGGTCGACGGCGGCATGACCGCCAACGACGCGCTCATGCAGTTCCAGGCCGACATCCTCAACGTGCCGGTCGTGCGCCCGGTCGTGGCGGAGACCACCGCGCTCGGCGCGGCCTACGCCGCCGGTCTGGCCGTCGGGTTCTGGGCGAACCTCGACGAGCTCCGTGCCAACTGGCAGGAGGACAAGCGCTGGGAGCCGCAGCTCGACGAGGAGGAGCGTGCGCGCCAGCTGCGCCTCTGGAAGAAGGCCGTCACGAAGACCTTCGACTGGGTCGACGAGGACGTGCGCTGA
- a CDS encoding MIP/aquaporin family protein, whose product MDGIGVNFLSELVGTAMLIILGGGVVAAVSLTKSKGFGAGFLMVTIGWGFAVFAGVLVSYKSGGQLNPAVSLAQAILGNITIGEMFLYWLAQLIGAIIGAVIVWLAYKQHFDEEPDAAAKLGVFSTGPAIRSYGWNLVTEIIGTFVLVFVILAMTNGKAPAELGAVPVAFLVIAIGVSLGGPTGYAINPARDLGPRIAHALLPIKGKGTSDWSYAWVPVVGPLVGGALAAIVSGPLLPLV is encoded by the coding sequence ATGGACGGCATCGGCGTCAATTTCCTCAGCGAGCTCGTCGGTACGGCGATGCTCATCATCCTCGGTGGCGGTGTCGTCGCCGCCGTGTCGCTCACGAAGTCCAAGGGCTTCGGCGCGGGCTTCCTCATGGTCACGATCGGCTGGGGCTTCGCGGTCTTCGCCGGTGTGCTCGTGTCGTACAAGTCCGGCGGCCAGCTCAACCCCGCGGTCAGCCTCGCGCAGGCGATCCTCGGCAACATCACCATCGGCGAGATGTTCCTGTACTGGCTCGCGCAGCTCATCGGCGCGATCATCGGTGCGGTCATCGTCTGGCTCGCCTACAAGCAGCACTTCGACGAGGAGCCCGACGCAGCAGCGAAGCTCGGCGTGTTCTCGACCGGCCCCGCGATCCGCTCGTACGGCTGGAACCTCGTCACCGAGATCATCGGCACCTTCGTCCTCGTGTTCGTCATCCTCGCGATGACCAACGGCAAGGCCCCCGCCGAGCTCGGCGCGGTCCCCGTCGCCTTCCTCGTGATCGCGATCGGTGTCTCGCTCGGTGGCCCCACCGGCTACGCCATCAACCCGGCCCGTGACCTCGGCCCCCGCATCGCGCACGCCCTGCTGCCGATCAAGGGCAAGGGCACCAGTGACTGGTCCTACGCCTGGGTCCCGGTCGTCGGCCCCCTCGTCGGCGGCGCGCTCGCAGCGATCGTCTCCGGGCCCCTCCTCCCCCTCGTCTGA